A portion of the Rhodococcus pseudokoreensis genome contains these proteins:
- a CDS encoding LysR family transcriptional regulator, with product MELRQLRYFVTVAEEMNFRRAAERLHIAQPALSQQISKFEKELRTTLFERTTRRVELTDAGRVLLDEGRRVLAEADHALAAVEQVAHGEVGLLRIGFVSSAALRIVPATMLALQKEWPGVQVQLSESTTDRQLSAIADGILDIGLVREVDRADGIVVRPLTREPLLVAMHSSHPFAARESVRLVELRDERFLTFPRGQVSRLYDHIAALCHHAGFRLEAAQEAVQFPTLLGLVAANTGVTIVPASLRALHLPDLRYVALSDAQAVSTVSVAYRADRQQIPAIRHFLDVATALDLSEGQG from the coding sequence GTGGAACTGCGGCAGCTTCGATACTTCGTCACGGTGGCCGAGGAGATGAACTTCAGGCGCGCCGCGGAACGCCTGCACATAGCGCAGCCGGCGCTGAGCCAGCAGATCAGCAAGTTCGAGAAAGAACTGCGCACCACCCTGTTCGAGCGGACGACGCGTCGCGTCGAGCTCACCGACGCGGGACGGGTCCTCCTGGACGAGGGCAGGCGCGTCCTCGCCGAAGCCGATCATGCGCTCGCCGCGGTGGAACAGGTCGCGCACGGGGAGGTGGGGCTGCTCCGCATCGGTTTCGTCAGTTCCGCGGCACTGCGGATCGTCCCCGCGACCATGCTCGCCCTGCAGAAGGAGTGGCCCGGAGTTCAGGTGCAACTGTCCGAGTCGACGACCGACCGCCAGCTGTCGGCGATCGCGGACGGCATCCTCGACATCGGGCTGGTCCGCGAAGTCGACCGGGCGGACGGCATCGTGGTCCGGCCGCTGACCCGCGAGCCACTGCTGGTGGCGATGCACTCGTCGCATCCCTTCGCCGCCCGGGAGTCGGTGCGGCTCGTGGAATTGCGCGACGAACGGTTCCTCACGTTTCCGCGCGGTCAGGTGTCGCGGCTGTACGACCACATCGCCGCCCTGTGTCATCACGCCGGTTTCCGGCTGGAGGCCGCGCAGGAGGCCGTCCAGTTTCCCACCCTCCTCGGACTGGTCGCGGCCAACACCGGAGTCACCATCGTTCCCGCCAGTCTCCGTGCCCTGCACCTCCCGGACCTGCGGTACGTCGCACTCTCCGACGCGCAGGCGGTGTCGACGGTCTCGGTCGCGTATCGCGCCGACAGGCAACAGATCCCGGCGATCCGGCATTTCCTCGACGTCGCGACCGCGCTCGATCTGTCGGAGGGGCAGGGGTAA
- a CDS encoding aldehyde dehydrogenase family protein, producing the protein MEHHLTAPDTDNRLRHLIGGEWVDGDGPVAATTNPADETVVAEYHPADSRLLDAAVAAAVSARREWDDRGIIARGLVLRRAAEILADRADAVAELMTREQGKTLPESRAEVGATVETLHYHAAQARNADGATFPSSHPDEVIRTVRRPLGVVAAITPWNFPLQIPAWKLAPALLWGNTVVWKPASDTVAVAAAFAEVLAAAGVPAGVLNMVLGPGTIGAELVSREEISGVTFTGSVPVGRSIQAAAVPRGAKVQMELGGHNAAIVLPDVDPREAAAVLIAGAMGSSGQKCTATRRIIAVGDAYDDLVPGLVARVEQLVVGDGLAPESQIGPLVSARAAKEVTAAIDQALSEGAELLGSAPLPPSGAAFVAPTLLAGTTALTISREEVFGPVTLVLRARDLDEAIDLANATSFGLTAAVFTCDERAARRCIRDLDAGLIKVNAPNTGSELHAPFGGLKDSSFPAPREQNAATSAEFFTWSKIAYSRTGTPRSEA; encoded by the coding sequence GTGGAGCACCACCTCACCGCACCAGACACGGACAACCGTCTCCGCCACCTGATCGGCGGTGAGTGGGTGGACGGCGACGGTCCGGTCGCAGCGACGACGAACCCCGCCGACGAGACGGTCGTCGCGGAATACCATCCGGCCGACAGTCGCCTCCTCGACGCGGCGGTGGCTGCCGCGGTGTCGGCACGCCGCGAGTGGGACGACCGCGGAATCATCGCGCGCGGACTCGTCCTCCGCCGGGCGGCCGAGATCCTCGCCGACCGTGCCGACGCGGTCGCGGAACTCATGACCCGTGAGCAGGGCAAGACGCTCCCCGAGTCGCGGGCCGAGGTGGGAGCCACCGTCGAGACCCTGCACTACCACGCGGCGCAGGCACGCAACGCCGACGGCGCTACCTTCCCCTCGTCGCATCCCGACGAGGTGATCCGCACGGTCCGCCGCCCGCTCGGTGTGGTCGCCGCGATCACCCCGTGGAATTTCCCGCTGCAGATTCCGGCGTGGAAGTTGGCGCCGGCACTGTTGTGGGGCAACACGGTGGTCTGGAAACCGGCCAGCGATACGGTGGCGGTGGCCGCTGCCTTCGCCGAAGTCCTTGCCGCAGCCGGTGTTCCGGCCGGAGTCCTCAACATGGTCCTGGGCCCGGGGACGATCGGCGCCGAACTGGTGTCGCGGGAGGAGATCTCGGGAGTCACGTTCACCGGCTCGGTGCCGGTGGGCAGGTCGATTCAGGCTGCCGCGGTTCCGCGCGGCGCGAAGGTTCAGATGGAACTCGGCGGGCACAACGCGGCGATCGTGCTCCCTGACGTCGATCCGCGGGAAGCAGCGGCTGTCCTGATCGCCGGTGCCATGGGAAGCAGCGGCCAGAAATGCACGGCGACACGGAGGATCATCGCCGTCGGCGACGCTTACGACGACCTCGTGCCCGGACTCGTCGCCCGGGTCGAGCAACTGGTCGTCGGCGACGGGCTGGCCCCCGAATCGCAGATCGGCCCGCTCGTCTCCGCCCGCGCGGCAAAGGAAGTGACGGCCGCGATCGACCAGGCGCTGTCCGAGGGCGCCGAACTGCTCGGGTCTGCACCACTCCCCCCGTCGGGTGCGGCCTTCGTGGCCCCGACGCTGCTCGCCGGCACCACCGCGCTGACCATCAGCCGGGAAGAGGTGTTCGGACCGGTCACCCTCGTCCTGCGTGCGCGCGACCTCGACGAGGCCATCGACCTCGCGAACGCAACGTCGTTCGGTCTCACCGCCGCGGTCTTCACGTGCGACGAGCGGGCCGCCCGCCGCTGCATTCGCGACCTCGACGCCGGCCTGATCAAGGTCAACGCACCCAACACCGGGTCCGAACTGCACGCTCCCTTCGGCGGACTCAAGGATTCGTCGTTCCCGGCACCCCGCGAGCAGAATGCGGCCACGAGCGCCGAGTTCTTCACGTGGAGCAAAATCGCCTACTCCCGCACCGGAACACCGAGGAGCGAGGCATGA